In Bradyrhizobium paxllaeri, the genomic stretch TCAAGATCATGTTTCGGTATGGAACACTCATCTCGCGGAGTTTGGGATGGCCATTCTTGATGGCAGTCTTGATCATCGCACCTGCTTGCGCGCAGCCGAGCTTCGATGAAGTGGCCGGTTCATGGTCGGGTGTGGGTTCGATGAAACCTTCGGATGGACCGCGCGAGCGTGTCCGTTGCAAGGTCAATTACATAGCTAAGAACGAAGGTCAGTCCGTGAAAATGAATGTGCGCTGCGCGAGCGACGCTTACAAACTGGAGCTGACCGCGAATATCGATCAAAGGGGCTCCGCGCTTTCGGGTAACTGGTTTGAAAGCCAGTACCGCCAGGGAGGTAAGATTTCGGGCCAAAACGTCAACGGTTTGATCGAAGCGAGAATCGAGGGCGATACGATCACGGCCTTGCTGACCGTTCGCACAAAAGGAAATCGTCAATCGTTCGCGATGGAATCACCTGGGGCTTGGGTTTCACAGGTCTCGATTGATCTTCTTCGAGATGCTCGATGAATCCGCAGCCGCGAGCGAGCAGCGGCGCTGTTGGAGCGATGTATCCAAGTTGAGGAGGCCATCCAAGACTAGTCGTCGACAGAAGAGCTGGATGCGACTTTCGTGGGGCCCATTGTATGTTCTCCTGGCGGCGTGTTCCTCGGACCCGGCGCGACAGGTTGACACCCCGGTCAGCCCGCCGGACCTATCGAAGGTCATGGAGTCGCTGAAGAAAGTTGCCGCTGAAGCCAAGCTTGAGGAGCCCCATGAGATTTCGGCGCCGATCCGAGCCCATCCAATATCTTCTGTACCGTGGATCATATGTCTTCGGAGCGGCGCTACGGAGCTCTCAAGAAGACGACCGTTAGCGGTCTTCTATAAAGGCAATGAGCACGTAACGACCCGAATGTCGGTGATTGTTGACCGTTGCGAGAGCCAGGCCTTCACCGCATTGAGGAAATGACTGCAGCGGCGACGGCGCCGAAATCTGTTAGCCGCAACGGGCGTGGCGCCGAATTCGCTGGCTTGACGGCAATACTATCGGGTCTTTCTCCGGTCAGTCGCTATCAAGCTCTGGATCGCGCCAGCGCTTTCTTCGTCCGACCAGGTTCTTTTCTCGCGTCTTCTAGAGAAGTCGTCAGCAGGCGAACCAGAAGCTGTTGGAGCAGGGCCGTGACCTTGCTCGCATCCTGCTTCGGATCCTGCAATGCCACTGCCTTCACCGCATGGGTAAGCCCGATGATCGCGGCACCTGCGACCTCCGGATCCAATTGACTCTGGATCTCACCCCGGGATTGGCCATAGCGAAGTACTTCGGCCAGAAGCCCACGCATGCTTCGGTTGTGGCCGTGCACTATCTTGCCCACTTCGGGATTGCGCCTGCTCTCTGCGAGTATCTCGAAAAACAGGGCGAACCCCGCCGGCCCCCCGGGCTGTCCCCCCAGCTCCGACAGGAGCGCCGCCACCACCGAGCGCCCGCCGGAGACGATGTCCTTTAACCGCTCCGATATCTTCTCGAGTCTCCCCTCCGCCAGCGCCGCGATGATCGCGTCCTTGCTTTCGAAGTAGTGATAGAGGTGGCCGGGGCTGATTCCCGCCTCGGCGCAAATTTCCGCTGTCGACGCGCCCTTCAGGCCGCTCCGGAGGAAGCAGCGCATCGCCGCGCCCAAAATTTCCTGACGTTTCTTTTCGTGCTTCTCAGGGTCGAGTTTTCGCATAACTTCTTCTTTAAACTGGACTAATTGATCTATCAACCGCTGTTTCAGTCGGAAGGCCCCTCGCGGCGGGCATCCCGCGCGGCCGGCCGCACCGGACCGCCTCCGATCAACTGGGTCGAGATGTCCGGAGCAGGATCTCGCAGTAACCGAGAGCTGCACTGAGGGTAATGCACAAATCGATGGAGTTCAGCGCAAAAGGCTGCTCTTGTGGACAATCAAAGCGCGGCTAGCCGATTGTGCTACCCGCCGACAGGACAGCGCGTCCCCGAATCGCGGGTATAGCGCGACCTGGCATTTCCGCTAACGCGTATTTCCTGAGATCGTGCGCGATATGCGTTGCCACCAGCTTCGCAAAGCCATCGAGGGAAGGTCTCCCTCAGTCTCATTCTCCGAAGCCAAAATACGTGCGCACCACCGGCTCGCGGAGCTTTCCGGGTTCGAAGACTTCGATGACAACCCCATCGGGAGCGCCAACCATGAAATAGCCGCCACCCCCGCCCAGCGAGCGGATGGGGTTTGGAATATGGAGACCTGCGGCCTTCATGCGCTTGTAGAGTTCATCGATGCCGACGACCTGCATGCCCAGATGATGGACGGCGTTCTTGCCTTCGCCGCGCGAGAGCTGATCGTACAGGTGCAAGGCGCCGATGCCGATCTTCATGAAGAAATTACGCGCGCCGGCAACATCGCCGTCCCACATCACCTCGGCGTCGAACCATTTCTTGTAGAAGTCGATCGTCGCATCGATGTCGGATGCAAAGAGATGCACGTGCTGGAGGTGGTAACGCTGCTTGGTCCCGTAAGGATACTGCCAATCGTCTTGTGTCGTCATCGTTGCTCCCTGAATCTTAGGCTTCCGCTTCATTCAGCGTTTTAGGTGCTCAGAGCTGGGTCAGCCTGGCAAACGAGGTTTTCTGTTTGCGCCTTGAGCGACACTCAAGTCACTTCTGTGGCAGGCTTTACCT encodes the following:
- a CDS encoding TetR/AcrR family transcriptional regulator, producing the protein MRKLDPEKHEKKRQEILGAAMRCFLRSGLKGASTAEICAEAGISPGHLYHYFESKDAIIAALAEGRLEKISERLKDIVSGGRSVVAALLSELGGQPGGPAGFALFFEILAESRRNPEVGKIVHGHNRSMRGLLAEVLRYGQSRGEIQSQLDPEVAGAAIIGLTHAVKAVALQDPKQDASKVTALLQQLLVRLLTTSLEDARKEPGRTKKALARSRA
- a CDS encoding VOC family protein encodes the protein MTTQDDWQYPYGTKQRYHLQHVHLFASDIDATIDFYKKWFDAEVMWDGDVAGARNFFMKIGIGALHLYDQLSRGEGKNAVHHLGMQVVGIDELYKRMKAAGLHIPNPIRSLGGGGGYFMVGAPDGVVIEVFEPGKLREPVVRTYFGFGE